The following is a genomic window from Opisthocomus hoazin isolate bOpiHoa1 chromosome 29, bOpiHoa1.hap1, whole genome shotgun sequence.
TACTGGAGATACCTACAGGGCCGAGCAgacaggggtgcccagggctgtccttcagagcagaatCCATTCACACCTGggttctttgtttttccttcgaGGGTCAGcacccagcctgcccggggagctccccacagcactgcagggaacagctgtgggtggaaggagtgacCCCTGGCAGGGCAGCATCTTTCTTCTGTTGAAATGGTGCTGTGTGGGGCAGGGCTCCTCGCAGCTCAGCATTCAGAAACGTCCAAGGGGCTGTTTCAACAGGAAGGTCAAAGTAGTGTCTGCTACAAAGGTAAGAAGATTtcccaaatctatgttttgaGTTTCTTACTCTGGCggcaggggacaggaggaggTGTGGAAAGAGAGGGAGTGAGAAATAGAAAAGGAGTTTTCGAATTTGAACAAGTAATTGGGACTCCTCAGCAGCCTCTTCAAGTTCTCAGTAGGTCTGCTAGGATCTTCCAAAAGTGACATCAGCCACTCCCctgcctatggacagcaccagcttcatctttgctggACCCATCAGGGTGTTCTGCCTTTTTGAATTTCTAACAGGAACACGCACGCAagcagtgccctgcaaacaggtaGGTTTCTGTAGGTGAGAGCACAGTTTTGGACGGGGTCTGTGAGTGCTTACAATGAAAAGATCTGGGACAGGGAAACACCTCCCAGGAGAAAAATCTCCAGGCAGCAGGGATGTGATCAGGGAAAGCgaggaaatgaaaaccagaaatgctGAAGGAGGTATGAGTCAGAAAACTCCATGTGATCCCCTCCAATGCAGAGCCCTTCCTTGgagcaagcccccttgcctcctctcctGCCCAGCAAAACCTTTGCCCTCAGGGCTGTGGATCCAAGGCACAAACCACCTCCTGTGAAGCCCgagctccagcagagccgtgGGGCAGCTCTCCATTTATGTGTCCCTTTTCCTCTGCAGCGCACAGGGGCTGGGAGGTGCCATGAGATCactctccatctcagaatggtgcaagcccagggcagctgggaacaAGATGAGGGACAGCTCAACTCCCTTCACTCTGCACTAAGCTAAAAGCAACCCTCTTGCCTTACAGCACTAggtctgttctccctgagtgcagcacaAATGCTGAGGGATTCTGACATACAAAAACATTCTCCAGCTGAGATAGaaggcagctggaaaaaaaccctaaacctttCATGCTGTCTTCTACTGTCCTAGTTCCTTAACTCCATCTGGGAGTGTAGGTGCTGGCAAGCACTTGTAAAGCAGGAacagtttcatctgacaaagtTGAACACCAGCACGTGCCCCTGCTCCACCATGCTCATGAACCCAcacttgcagagcagggctgactgctCTGCAGCCAGTGGGAAGAAGTCCTGCTCCTCATGGCACTTTCATCCAGCAAAAATCAGAGCTCCAGGCATGGTGCAGAAGGAAAATCTAGAAAAAGAAAGGACAGTGTGTGTAGCAGGGTGAAGGTCTACAAGAAATGGCTCAGAGAAGAACCCCCTAACTTGTCAATGTCTTTTCCTCCTTGGACAGTGTTTCTGCTGTCAGAGGAAGGAGATGTCcaatggcagctccatcaccgaGTTTCTCCTCCTGGCTTTGGCAGATACAcgggagcagcagctcttgcacttctggctcttcctcagcATCTACCTGattgccctcctcagcaatggcctcatcatcaccaccatagcctgcgaccaccgcctccacacacccatgtacttcttcctcctcaacctctccctcattgacctgggctccatctccaccgtTCTCCTAAAAGCCATGGCCAGTTCTGTCTGGGATACGAAAGCTGTCTcttacttgggatgtgctgcccagctctttctgtttaacttcttcattggAGATGAGTtttgtcttctgactgtcatggcctatgaccgctacactgccatctgcagacccctgcactacgggaccctcctgggcagcagagcttgtgtccacatggcagccgctgcctggggcagtgctttgctcaattctctcctgcacactgccaatacattttccatccccctctgcaagggcaatgctgtggatcagttcttctgtgaaatccgccagatcctcaagctctcctgctcacactcttacctcagggaagttggactTCTGGTAGttagtctttctttagtttttggatgttttgttttcattgtgctgtcctatgtgcagatcttcagggccgtgctgaggatcccctctgagcagggaaggcacaaagccttttccacgtgcctccctcacctggccgtgctctccctgtttatcagcactggcacgtttgcctacctgaagaccccttccatctcctccccatccctggaccgAGTGGTTTCATTCCTCTACTCTGTGGTtactccagcagtgaaccccctcatctacagcatgaggaaccaggagctcaaagatgccctgcagaagctcattcaatcagcatTCTTTCAGCAGCAATAATCTGCCCGTGTCTCTTCACCAGTAATTTCCAATATGCCTGGGGAATGTCCTGTGCTTTAGGTATTTTATTTGTGAGAATTCTGTTTGGCCAGAAATGTCTGCATCCACTCCACTTTTCCAGAGACATGATCCCAGTCTGTCTGACCCAAAAGTCTTTGCACTTGTTTCTGGCATGACGGTACAGATAGCCACCCATGTCACATCTCTGAAATAAAAGGGGTTTTCCTTAGTGGCAGTTTCTGGAGCTTGggctcttcttccaaagctgaggtcaggaacagCCTGAAGAAATTGCCCTGTGaatctgtgctgctttgctggggTTTACTGTGGGATGAAGGGAAGGAGGACATGGGATGATGTGTTCAGGAGTGGGAatggagtgagctttcactggtggcctccctgtCCAGCCACTTACACCACTGCCCATTCACCTCAGGTTTCTGGGTGAGTTTTGCTACACAGCCacttccttcctcctgctgggaTCAGTGCCTACATGGGGGGAATGGCCAGCCCTGCTCGACCTCTCTCCTTGTCCAGACACTTGCAGATCCCAGAACAGGGGGGAGCGAAACTCCACGTGGGATGCAGTTAGACGTGAGTAGGTTCCAGGGACTAGGGGAGGCTTTCTTGAGCAGGAGGAACAGAAGACAACAGGGCACAAAGGGATGTCCTGGGGATAATGACAGACAAACTACTGCTCATACCGAATACACCCTTTCTCATGCTGTGCCCAAACAGTGGGGTCACGGGTCCATGTGTGGGACAGCGGGgctgggttggaagagaccagGGAACTGACAGGGACCAGGAAGCAACTGTCATGGGGTGGCTCAACCTGGAATTGGTGACTGCAAGAAAAgtcaagagcaaagagaagagttTCAATTGATGGATTAGAGACCAAGGCTGAACAAGGAAAATGCAGCACTGCTCCTGAACAACGACAATGAGTTAATAAAAAGTAGACCCCATTAGGGCTGAGGGTTTCAATGTCTTCTCTGTCTGAGTCTTTCCTAAAAAGTTGTCCCTGACCTCTTTCTGCTCAAAGAAGAAGCTCAAGGATAGCATGTActggcaggaacctcatgaaatgcCAGAAGAACAAATGCCAGTGTCTACCTCTGCAGGGGACTCACCCTGACAgtggcagaggctggggctgcctggttgGGAGCAGACCTGTGGGAAAGGTCTTGGtggtcagggagttggacagGAGGCAGCCGTGTGCCCTGGCAACCAGGGAGGCCACCAGCTTCCTGGGCTGTATGACCAGGAGCATGGCCAGGAGATTGATGTCACGGATTCTCTGGAACACTTGCTTCTAATTTCAGATCTCTAGTTCAGAAATGATATTGGTAGGCTGGACTGGGTTTAACAAAAtgccctcaggacagccagggaGTAGAAAACTTTGCCTGTGAGGAGCGGCTAAGGGAGCTGGGTTTGTCCAGCCCAGAGAATCAAGGAATCACAgtatgttcggggttggaagggacctctgtgggtcatctagtccaaccctcctgctgaagcagggtcacctacagcaggctgcacaggaccttgtccaggcgggtcttgaatatctccagagaaggagactccacaacctctctgagcagcctgttccagggctctgtcattctcagagggaagaagttcctcctcatgttcagatagaacttcctctgcttcagtttgtgccccttgtcctgtcgctgggcaccactggaaagagtttggccccatcctcctgacacccaccctgcagatatttttaagcatgtattaggtcccctcgcagccttctcttcttcaggctgaacaagcccaactccctcagcctctcctcataggagagatgttccagtcccctcatcatccttgtagccc
Proteins encoded in this region:
- the LOC142364855 gene encoding olfactory receptor 14J1-like, which codes for MSNGSSITEFLLLALADTREQQLLHFWLFLSIYLIALLSNGLIITTIACDHRLHTPMYFFLLNLSLIDLGSISTVLLKAMASSVWDTKAVSYLGCAAQLFLFNFFIGDEFCLLTVMAYDRYTAICRPLHYGTLLGSRACVHMAAAAWGSALLNSLLHTANTFSIPLCKGNAVDQFFCEIRQILKLSCSHSYLREVGLLVVSLSLVFGCFVFIVLSYVQIFRAVLRIPSEQGRHKAFSTCLPHLAVLSLFISTGTFAYLKTPSISSPSLDRVVSFLYSVVTPAVNPLIYSMRNQELKDALQKLIQSAFFQQQ